TATCCAATGATTCGTACTTTTTTGGCGACCAGAATTTCTTGGATCAAAAAAATGCAGGCGAAATTCAAAGGACAGGAAAGACGAAAAAAAGAATATTTGGCTTAATCTTGAATTAGCAAAAAAACTGGAAAGCTGCATTGAATATGTTATTTTGCACGAATTGCTTCATTTTATTGAAGAAAAGCATAGCGAGAAATTTACAGCATTGCTGAATAAATACATGCCAAAATGGAAAAAGAAATTTGAAATTTTTATGAACAAATTTATATCTCAATTCTAAACAGGCTCGGCGATATTCCAAATAAGTTCAAAAACGATATTCCTCATAAAATGAGCGATATCTCTGTTTTCTATGATAGTAGTGGTCAGTCTACCCTCCGTAAAAGATTTAAGTGACACCGAATCATTCCAGGCAAAAAATCCGGACCTCCATTT
The sequence above is a segment of the Candidatus Peregrinibacteria bacterium genome. Coding sequences within it:
- a CDS encoding M48 family metallopeptidase — protein: MWLNLELAKKLESCIEYVILHELLHFIEEKHSEKFTALLNKYMPKWKKKFEIFMNKFISQF